In one Dreissena polymorpha isolate Duluth1 chromosome 7, UMN_Dpol_1.0, whole genome shotgun sequence genomic region, the following are encoded:
- the LOC127837892 gene encoding uncharacterized protein LOC127837892: MYKTVFAATAGLHVDTMTMKILLVAYLVSLAILQGVESDTIACTGTHRYHATGTAYYPDPSPLEGGYVDMHDTPLQTLQAYLEGKASVVTVAMDNHAGIRYDTPVCIPELNHKYNRFIDFRVRDTGSAFTNKGHSRIDICVRTRHDSYDNTINGPLTLVFH, translated from the exons ATGTATAAAACCGTGTTTGCGGCCACTGCAGGTTTACATGTAGATACAATGACAATGAAGATACTTCTGGTTGCCTACCTGGTCTCTCTTGCCATTCTGCAAGGGGTGGAGTCAG ACACAATCGCCTGCACGGGTACCCATCGTTACCACGCCACAGGCACCGCCTACTATCCGGACCCTAGTCCTCTGGAGGGAGGATACGTTGATATGCATGACACGCCCTTACAAACACTTCAG GCTTACCTTGAAGGAAAGGCCTCCGTGGTTACTGTTGCTATGGACAATCACGCCGGTATTCGTTATGACACACCCGTCTGCATTCCAGAACTGAACCATAAGTACAATCGATTCATCGATTTCAGG GTGCGTGACACCGGAAGTGCATTCACAAACAAGGGCCACTCGAGAATCGACATCTGCGTTCGCACTCGTCACGACTCGTACGATAATACGATCAATGGGCCATTGACGCTTGTTTTCCATTGa